The segment CCGCTTCCCTCCTCAAAATCCTTAGCTCCGCACGAACGCTCCCAGGATCTCCACGAAACGCTCCCGGCACTCGAAGTGCGGATTGTGCCCGCTTTCGGGGATCACCTCCAGAGCGCTCGCCGGAAAATAGTCCCGCAGCTGCGGCACCTCGTCCTTTACGAAATAGCGACTCTTCCCCCCCATAATGAACAGGGTATCGCCCTCGTAGCGATCGCCCGGCTCCAAGGGATTTTCCTCGATATCCCGCTGCCCAGCCACGATCGCCTCCACGTTCACCATCCAGCGAAACTCTCCCGTCACCCGATCCTTCTCCAAGTTCGTCAACAGAAACTTACGCATCGCCCAACTCGAAACGTGCGGCTCCAACTGGGCCTCCGCGTCCGTGCGCGACTTGAGCGAATCCATGTCTACCGCCAGCATGCCCGCAAAATCGTCGTCATGGTTATTCGGATACCGATGCGGCTGGATGTCCACCACCACCAGCTTGCGAATCGCCTTCGGGTACTCGCAAGCCAGCTTCATCGCCAGCTTCCCGCCCATGGAATGCCCTACCAAAATCGGCCGCGAATCCAGATTTTCGTCCATCCAAACCATCACGTCCTCCATCATCACCTCGTAGGAGTGCGGCTCCTCCCAAGGCGAAGCGCCATGGTTACGCAGATCGAGACAGTAAACATGATGCTCTTTCGCCAAGGCTTGGGCCGCGGCCTGCCAATTCCTCGACGATCCTAACAGCCCGTGCAAAATCACAACCACCGGCTTTCCTTCGTCCCCGAACTCTCTGAAAAACAAATCCATAAGCGAGCCCGCATTCACAATTCCCCCTCCGCAATTCACAATTAAAAAAATTCTCCCTTTACCTCAAAGCGCCACCCCTCAAATTTTGCCAACTCACCAAAAAAGGTAGCGGCCGCTGTCTCAGCGGCCACTCCACAGTCCGTTCCCTTCCGTCCCACATCCCTCCACCTTCAAGCTTTCCAAATGGCCCGCGAAAAGAAGATCACCCCCATGATGCAGCAGTACTACGAGGTTCGTAAGACCCTCCCCCCCAATACGCTGCTGCTCTTCCGCCTGGGCGACTTCTACGAAATGTTCCATGAGGACGCCGAGGTCGGCGCCCAAGTCCTCGGCATCACCCTCACCAAACGCAGCGACTACAAGATGGCCGGCATCCCCTTCCATGCCGCCGAGCAATACATCGGCAAAGTCCTCGCCGCCAACATGAAGGTCGCCATCTGCGAGCAGGTGGAAACGCCCCAAGCCGGCAAGCTCGTCAAACGCGCCCTCACCCGTATCCTAACTCCGGGTACCACCATCGAGGACAATCAGCTCAACGCCCAGCGCAACCACTACCTCGCCGCCATCGAGTACGACAAGTCCGGCTTCTCCCTCGCCTGGATCGACCTCTCCACCGGCGAATTCCGCATCGCCCACGACAGCAAGCCCGACGACCTCCTCCCCGTGCTCGTCTCCATCGATCCCGCCGAGCTCCTCCTCATCGAAGGCACCCAAGAGTCCTGGCAAAAGCAGTCACACAACAACCCCGTATTCGAAGAGCTCATACACTTCGCAAATTCCCGCTCCACCTCCGAGCAACCGAGCTTCCAATTTGACTGCGACTCCGGCGCCCAGGCCGTCATGGAAACCCTCGGCGTCATCAATCTGGAAGGCTTCGGCATCGAGAAGACACACGACGCCCTCGGCTGTGCCGGCGCCCTCTTGCACTACGCCCGCGAAACCCTGCGTGCCGAGCCGAA is part of the Pelagicoccus enzymogenes genome and harbors:
- a CDS encoding alpha/beta fold hydrolase — its product is MDLFFREFGDEGKPVVVILHGLLGSSRNWQAAAQALAKEHHVYCLDLRNHGASPWEEPHSYEVMMEDVMVWMDENLDSRPILVGHSMGGKLAMKLACEYPKAIRKLVVVDIQPHRYPNNHDDDFAGMLAVDMDSLKSRTDAEAQLEPHVSSWAMRKFLLTNLEKDRVTGEFRWMVNVEAIVAGQRDIEENPLEPGDRYEGDTLFIMGGKSRYFVKDEVPQLRDYFPASALEVIPESGHNPHFECRERFVEILGAFVRS